The proteins below are encoded in one region of Apium graveolens cultivar Ventura chromosome 4, ASM990537v1, whole genome shotgun sequence:
- the LOC141718548 gene encoding uncharacterized protein LOC141718548 — MVVENIDNKVAFGVIFDDGDGMSRAVHGVPLEQGFVRVGVDGSIQDDALVPFPMVGEIETVQQAIGSHLAWPKDMIIYTSTTGSEKNPRNVSEVQRMHNAFNSVKPKDNVPPRFRLLYKFASTVMKESGNSIPVPCDFQIFGIERTIYLLHENILELLEFKMIGQSAISTYMAYLYLVFRDTPSRDWSAMFAFLHPSTYKLNDEFNEYVVQRLKDGVLRMNFMPYNYNLHWILIVFWESEIFILNPLPHHPHPQDLEKALMRAVRSYNAQEGRVNKNPKIKNLVVSI; from the exons ATGGTAGTGGAGAATATTGATAATAAGGTAGCTTTTGGTGTTATTTTTGATGACGGAGATGGAATGAGTAGAGCGGTTCATGGAGTGCCTCTAGAACAAGGATTTGTTCGTGTTGGGGTGGACGGAAGCATCCAGGATGATGCTTTGGTGCCTTTTCCTATGGTTGGTGAGATAGAAACCGTCCAGCAAGCCATCGGTTCTCATTTGGCATGGCCCAAAGACATGATCATATACACCTCCACTACTGGTTCCGAG AAAAATCCGCGGAATGTGAGTGAGGTGCAAAGAATGCATAATGCATTTAATTCTGTGAAGCCAAAGGACAATGTGCCTCCTCGCTTTAGGCTGTTGTACAAATTTGCATCGACAGTGATGAAGGAAAGTGGAAACTCGATACCGGTTCCATGTGATTTTCAAATCTTTGGAATTGAAAGAACTATATATTTGCTTCATGAGAACATACTTGAATTGCTAGAGTTTAAAATGATTGGACAGTCTGCTATATCAACATACATGGC gtATTTGTATTTAGTGTTTCGGGATACGCCGAGTAGAGATTGGTCAGCGATGTTTGCTTTTCTTCATCCGTCCACATACAAGTTGAATGATGAATTTAATGAATATGTTGTGCAAAGGCTGAAAGATGGAGTTCTTCGGATGAACTTTATGCCTTATAACTACAA TTTACATTGGATTTTGATTGTGTTTTGGGAATCAGAAATTTTCATCCTTAATCCATTGCCTCATCATCCTCATCCCCAGgaccttgaaaaggctttaatgcG GGCAGTGAGATCTTATAATGCTCAGGAAGGACGGGTAAACAAGAATCCCAAAATTAAAAACCTTGTTGTGAGTATTTAg